The Streptomyces kanamyceticus genome window below encodes:
- a CDS encoding TetR-like C-terminal domain-containing protein produces the protein MTQASGTARPGGRTARTREAVRAATRELLAESADGTVDIAEVSARSGVHIATIYRRWRTADGLIIDAVVDELGSRSPLPATGDLRADLHAWITNLLTDLTRPGHLAFFRALLRAGGDEQDGRGFAEPRIQQIQATLDAAGATVLTWLDIFELVLAPAYVRALLTMPMDPSTEAERLVDNVLAVRSARERAAASS, from the coding sequence GTGACGCAAGCATCAGGGACAGCCCGCCCCGGCGGTCGCACCGCCCGCACCCGTGAGGCCGTGCGCGCGGCCACCCGCGAACTCCTTGCCGAATCCGCCGACGGCACGGTCGACATCGCGGAGGTATCGGCCCGCTCCGGCGTGCACATCGCCACCATCTACCGGCGCTGGCGCACCGCAGACGGCCTGATCATCGACGCGGTCGTGGACGAGCTGGGCAGCCGCTCACCGCTTCCCGCCACCGGTGACCTGCGGGCCGATCTGCACGCCTGGATCACCAACCTGCTCACCGATCTGACCAGGCCCGGCCATCTGGCCTTCTTCCGCGCCCTGCTCAGGGCCGGTGGCGACGAGCAGGACGGGCGGGGCTTCGCGGAGCCCCGGATCCAGCAGATCCAGGCCACCCTGGACGCCGCCGGTGCCACCGTGCTGACCTGGCTGGACATCTTCGAGCTCGTCCTGGCACCGGCCTACGTGCGTGCGCTCCTGACCATGCCGATGGATCCGTCGACCGAGGCCGAGCGCCTGGTCGACAACGTGCTGGCCGTCCGGTCGGCGCGTGAGCGCGCGGCGGCGTCGTCCTAG
- a CDS encoding ABC transporter ATP-binding protein: MRYGTHDVLREVTFRARHGEVVALLGPNGAGKSTTIEILEGFRTRSAGRVEVLGTDPAHGDERWRARIGVVLQSWRDHGKWRVRELLAHLGTYYAGYSTELIRRPWETDELIEAVGLSARADSKIKTLSGGQRRRLDVAIGIVGRPEVLFLDEPTAGFDPAARREFHGLVRGLADVHATTVLLTTHDLHEAERLADRIVILAAGRIVADGSAEELARRMAGEDEVRWMRDGRRFETSTTDSTRFTHGLFREHGDAISELEVRRASLEDTYLAWVRETTEAVR, encoded by the coding sequence ATGCGCTACGGCACCCATGACGTGCTGCGCGAGGTGACGTTCCGGGCCCGCCACGGTGAAGTGGTCGCGCTGCTCGGGCCGAACGGAGCGGGCAAGAGCACCACCATCGAAATCCTGGAGGGCTTCCGTACGAGGTCGGCGGGGCGCGTCGAGGTACTCGGCACGGACCCCGCCCACGGTGACGAACGGTGGCGGGCCCGGATCGGCGTCGTCCTGCAGTCCTGGCGCGATCACGGCAAGTGGCGGGTGCGCGAACTGCTCGCGCACCTCGGTACGTACTACGCCGGGTACTCCACGGAACTGATCCGCAGGCCGTGGGAGACGGACGAGCTGATCGAGGCGGTCGGCCTGTCCGCGCGCGCGGACAGCAAGATCAAGACCCTGTCGGGCGGCCAACGGCGCAGGCTGGACGTGGCGATCGGCATCGTGGGCCGTCCCGAGGTGCTCTTCCTCGACGAGCCCACGGCGGGCTTCGATCCGGCCGCGCGCCGTGAGTTCCACGGCCTCGTACGCGGCCTCGCCGACGTCCACGCGACCACGGTCCTGCTCACCACGCACGATCTGCACGAGGCCGAGAGGCTCGCCGACCGCATCGTGATCCTGGCGGCGGGCCGGATCGTCGCTGACGGTTCGGCGGAGGAGCTCGCGCGCCGGATGGCGGGCGAGGACGAGGTGCGCTGGATGCGCGACGGGCGGCGCTTCGAGACGTCGACCACCGACTCGACGCGTTTCACGCACGGCCTCTTCCGGGAGCACGGCGACGCGATCAGCGAACTGGAGGTCCGCAGGGCCTCGTTGGAGGACACCTACCTGGCGTGGGTGCGCGAGACGACGGAAGCGGTCCGATGA
- a CDS encoding nuclear transport factor 2 family protein: MSGLSQDPTPYAHRHPHIETAVRYHEAVARGAVGDELARFFHADLVQQEFPNALFPDGVRRDLTAVLQSAERGQGLLAEQRFDVLNAVAMGEQVALEVTWEGTLAVPMGALPVGHVLRAHIAVFLEFQDGRIRAQRNYDCYDPLDRVR; this comes from the coding sequence ATGTCTGGCCTGTCGCAGGACCCCACCCCGTACGCCCACCGGCATCCGCACATCGAGACCGCCGTCCGCTATCACGAGGCGGTGGCGCGCGGGGCCGTCGGCGATGAGCTGGCCCGGTTCTTCCACGCGGACCTGGTGCAGCAGGAATTTCCCAACGCGCTCTTCCCCGACGGCGTACGGCGTGATCTGACCGCCGTGCTCCAGAGCGCGGAGCGGGGGCAAGGGCTGCTCGCCGAGCAGCGGTTCGACGTGCTCAACGCGGTCGCCATGGGGGAGCAGGTGGCACTTGAGGTGACGTGGGAGGGGACCCTCGCCGTGCCGATGGGGGCCCTGCCCGTCGGCCATGTGCTGCGCGCCCACATCGCCGTCTTCCTCGAATTCCAGGACGGCAGGATCCGCGCCCAGCGCAATTACGACTGTTACGACCCACTGGACCGCGTGCGGTGA
- a CDS encoding DUF2470 domain-containing protein has translation MGVRHSSTTVPTAAARARSMLATAWSCAVTTEIGKDELVGAHSVMDDGRLQLHPPEDSALAAALICAPHGEPSTLIEFADVSPVPVRDRIRARLWLSGALTQCGDHLIFDPVCVVLHDSTGRLGVELDELALTVPDPLAEAEARLLTHLADAHPDAVEQLTRLVSPESLQGVVRVRPLAIDRHGITLRLERARSQADVRLAFHQPVDDVGQVTDCMHALLTRARLSAVRRGRPVGG, from the coding sequence ATGGGTGTCCGCCACAGCAGCACGACCGTGCCCACAGCGGCAGCACGCGCACGTTCCATGCTGGCCACCGCATGGTCCTGTGCCGTGACCACAGAGATCGGCAAGGACGAACTCGTCGGCGCGCACAGCGTCATGGACGACGGCAGGCTTCAGTTGCACCCGCCCGAGGACAGCGCGCTCGCCGCCGCCCTCATCTGCGCGCCGCACGGCGAACCTTCCACGCTCATCGAGTTCGCCGACGTCTCCCCGGTGCCGGTCAGGGACCGGATCCGCGCCCGGCTGTGGCTCTCCGGGGCGCTGACGCAGTGCGGGGACCACCTGATCTTCGATCCGGTCTGCGTCGTGCTGCACGACTCCACCGGACGCCTCGGCGTCGAACTGGACGAACTCGCCCTGACCGTGCCCGACCCGCTCGCCGAGGCGGAGGCGCGCCTGCTCACCCATCTCGCGGACGCCCACCCGGACGCCGTCGAACAGCTCACCCGCCTCGTCAGCCCCGAAAGCCTCCAGGGCGTCGTACGCGTACGCCCGCTCGCCATCGACCGGCACGGCATCACCCTGCGCCTCGAACGCGCCCGCAGCCAGGCCGATGTGCGCCTCGCGTTCCACCAGCCCGTGGACGACGTCGGTCAGGTCACGGACTGCATGCACGCCCTGCTGACGCGGGCCCGCCTCTCAGCCGTCCGGCGCGGACGCCCTGTCGGCGGCTGA
- a CDS encoding glutathione peroxidase, with product MSVYEEEIGALQGGSADLRQFDGKAVLVVNVASKCGLTPQYAGLERLHEQYAARGFSVLGVPCNQFMGQEPGTSEEIAEFCSATYGVTFPMTEKVDVNGDGRHPLYTRLVDTADAEGHTGDVRWNFEKFLINGSGEVVARFGPRTEPDAPEVVAAIEKVLPA from the coding sequence ATGTCTGTCTACGAAGAAGAAATCGGCGCTCTGCAGGGCGGCTCCGCCGATCTGCGCCAGTTCGACGGCAAGGCCGTCCTCGTCGTCAACGTGGCCTCCAAGTGCGGCCTCACCCCGCAGTACGCCGGTCTTGAGCGGCTGCACGAGCAGTACGCGGCGCGCGGCTTCAGTGTCCTCGGCGTGCCGTGCAACCAGTTCATGGGGCAGGAGCCCGGCACGTCCGAGGAGATCGCCGAGTTCTGCTCGGCGACGTACGGCGTGACCTTCCCCATGACCGAGAAGGTCGACGTCAACGGGGACGGCAGGCACCCGCTGTACACGCGTCTGGTCGACACCGCGGACGCGGAGGGGCACACCGGGGACGTACGTTGGAACTTTGAAAAGTTCCTGATCAACGGCTCCGGCGAGGTCGTCGCCCGGTTCGGGCCGCGTACCGAGCCGGACGCCCCCGAGGTCGTCGCCGCGATCGAGAAGGTCCTCCCGGCCTGA
- a CDS encoding GbsR/MarR family transcriptional regulator — MPGGRLTHDERRRIATGLADGLGYAEIARHLDRPTSTVSREVARNGGFGGYRADHAQHATGRRARRSGGTAASRQESAAFDPHGRDTEAVRAYAEEFAALMVRTGLPRMAARVLARLVTTDSGGLTAAELVERLRVSPASVSKAVGYLEGLEVVRRERDAGRRRERYVIDDDVWLRAWLTSARTNAMWAETARRGAEILDAATPAGARLDQMRRFFTGLSDDMAGGTTAEVFADVLTVLAALVQVGGPLAVDRLAAALDWPRDRVADALRDAERHPDIAGPVALERVAPDTYAVVAAADRLTPEQRAALGP; from the coding sequence ATGCCCGGAGGCAGGCTGACCCATGACGAGCGTCGGCGTATCGCGACGGGACTCGCCGACGGGCTCGGATACGCCGAGATCGCCCGGCACCTCGACCGGCCGACGTCGACCGTCAGCCGCGAGGTCGCCCGCAACGGCGGCTTCGGCGGCTACCGCGCGGACCACGCCCAGCACGCCACCGGACGCCGGGCCCGCCGGAGCGGCGGCACGGCCGCCTCGCGCCAGGAGTCCGCGGCCTTCGACCCGCACGGCCGTGACACCGAGGCCGTGCGCGCGTACGCCGAGGAGTTCGCGGCGCTGATGGTGCGGACGGGCCTTCCGCGCATGGCGGCCCGCGTCCTGGCCCGGCTCGTCACGACCGACTCCGGTGGTCTGACGGCGGCCGAACTGGTCGAGCGGCTCCGGGTCAGCCCCGCCTCCGTGTCCAAGGCGGTCGGGTACCTGGAGGGGCTCGAAGTGGTCCGGCGCGAGCGCGACGCGGGGCGGCGGCGCGAGCGGTACGTCATCGACGACGACGTCTGGCTGCGTGCCTGGCTGACCAGCGCCCGGACGAACGCGATGTGGGCGGAGACCGCCCGGCGCGGTGCCGAGATCCTCGACGCGGCCACCCCGGCGGGGGCCCGCCTCGACCAGATGCGCCGGTTCTTCACCGGGCTGAGCGACGACATGGCGGGCGGCACCACGGCGGAGGTCTTCGCCGACGTGCTGACCGTCCTCGCCGCGCTCGTGCAGGTGGGCGGGCCGCTCGCCGTGGACCGGTTGGCCGCCGCCCTCGACTGGCCGCGGGACCGCGTCGCCGACGCGCTGCGGGACGCCGAGCGGCACCCGGACATCGCGGGCCCCGTCGCCCTTGAGCGCGTCGCCCCGGACACGTACGCGGTCGTGGCCGCGGCGGACCGCCTCACACCCGAGCAGCGCGCGGCGCTCGGCCCGTAG
- a CDS encoding Rossmann-fold NAD(P)-binding domain-containing protein: MAHALVVGGGIAGDTLALLMERDGWTVTVAEIAPALRSGGQTVDLRGDSRAVLERAGLLQQALDCLVPQRGAAWIDARGGVWPRCRWRRSTGAATSPVRSCCAPTSPGSCTRRPGPA; the protein is encoded by the coding sequence GTGGCACACGCACTCGTCGTCGGCGGTGGAATCGCGGGGGACACACTCGCGCTGCTCATGGAGAGGGACGGCTGGACGGTCACCGTCGCGGAGATCGCACCGGCCCTGCGCAGCGGCGGTCAGACCGTCGACCTGCGCGGCGACAGCCGGGCGGTCCTCGAGCGCGCCGGACTGCTCCAGCAGGCCCTGGACTGCCTGGTCCCGCAGCGCGGCGCGGCCTGGATCGACGCGCGGGGCGGCGTCTGGCCGAGATGCCGGTGGAGGCGTTCGACGGGCGCGGCTACGTCTCCCGTGAGGAGTTGCTGCGCACCGACCTCGCCCGGATCCTGCACGAGGCGACCGGGCCCGGCGTGA
- a CDS encoding MBL fold metallo-hydrolase — translation MAAEAAAGASGARVDHLVTSGTFSLDGGTWEVDNNVWIVGDDSEAIVIDAAHDADAIAAAVGERTLVAIVCTHAHDDHIDAAPALAARTGAPILLHPADTELWKRTHPDRAPDGELADGQELTVAGTTLKVLHTPGHCHGAVSLHAPALGTVFTGDTLFAGGPGATGRSFSDFPTIVESIKDRLLTLEPGTVVRTGHGDSTTIGAEAPHLEEWIARGH, via the coding sequence ATGGCGGCCGAAGCTGCTGCGGGCGCGTCCGGCGCGCGCGTCGACCACCTCGTCACGTCGGGGACGTTCTCCCTCGACGGCGGCACCTGGGAGGTCGACAACAACGTATGGATCGTCGGCGACGACAGCGAGGCGATCGTCATCGACGCCGCGCACGACGCGGACGCCATCGCCGCGGCGGTGGGAGAGCGCACGCTCGTCGCCATCGTCTGCACGCACGCCCACGACGACCACATCGACGCGGCCCCCGCGCTCGCCGCCCGCACCGGCGCGCCGATCCTGCTGCATCCCGCCGACACCGAGCTGTGGAAGCGGACCCACCCCGACCGCGCCCCCGACGGCGAGCTCGCCGACGGACAGGAACTGACCGTCGCGGGCACCACCTTGAAGGTGCTGCACACGCCGGGCCACTGTCACGGCGCGGTCAGCCTGCACGCCCCCGCCCTCGGCACCGTCTTCACCGGCGACACGCTCTTCGCGGGCGGCCCCGGCGCGACGGGCCGCTCCTTCAGTGACTTCCCGACGATCGTGGAGTCCATCAAGGACCGGCTGCTCACGCTGGAGCCCGGGACGGTGGTGCGCACGGGGCACGGCGACAGCACGACGATCGGCGCGGAGGCGCCGCACCTGGAGGAGTGGATCGCCCGAGGGCACTGA
- a CDS encoding FAD-dependent monooxygenase, which translates to MPVEAFDGRGYVSREELLRTDLARILHEATGPGVTHRFSETVEALEDSGTGVLASFRSGTREEFDLVVGADGAHSRVRALRFGPEEDYRKPLGLAHAWFTLTERPGTPPLDGWFLTHNAPGRRGVEARPGHPGEQEVGLTFAAGTLPSRHDRAAQLALLDRTFADVGWRAAEFLAAARQADDFALDTFDQVHVPRWHTGRIVLLGDSAWCASPLSGLGTALALRGAAELTAALRAEGAPGDTTRVPAALTAFERAMRPRVRSAQQLPPGRVASMAPKTALGIRANALAMRALQSKAARPLVRRAFASSEHGRTDTPAEAPLPSPGT; encoded by the coding sequence ATGCCGGTGGAGGCGTTCGACGGGCGCGGCTACGTCTCCCGTGAGGAGTTGCTGCGCACCGACCTCGCCCGGATCCTGCACGAGGCGACCGGGCCCGGCGTGACCCACCGGTTCAGTGAGACCGTGGAAGCGCTGGAGGACAGCGGCACAGGAGTGCTCGCCAGCTTCCGCAGCGGCACGCGGGAGGAGTTCGACCTGGTGGTCGGCGCCGACGGCGCGCACTCACGGGTCCGCGCCCTGCGGTTCGGCCCCGAGGAGGACTACCGCAAGCCACTCGGCCTCGCGCACGCCTGGTTCACCCTCACCGAGCGGCCGGGGACACCGCCCCTGGACGGCTGGTTCCTGACCCACAACGCACCCGGCCGCCGCGGCGTGGAGGCCCGTCCCGGCCACCCCGGAGAGCAGGAGGTCGGCCTGACCTTCGCCGCCGGCACCCTGCCCTCGCGGCACGACCGCGCGGCCCAATTGGCCCTGCTGGACCGGACGTTCGCCGATGTCGGCTGGCGCGCCGCGGAATTCCTGGCCGCGGCCCGGCAGGCCGACGACTTCGCCCTGGACACCTTCGACCAGGTGCACGTGCCGCGTTGGCACACCGGCCGGATCGTCCTGCTCGGCGACAGCGCCTGGTGCGCGAGCCCGCTCAGCGGCCTCGGTACCGCCCTCGCCCTGCGCGGCGCCGCCGAGTTGACGGCCGCGCTGCGCGCCGAGGGCGCGCCCGGCGACACCACCCGGGTGCCCGCCGCGCTGACCGCGTTCGAGCGGGCGATGCGGCCGAGGGTCCGTTCGGCCCAGCAGCTCCCGCCCGGCCGGGTCGCGTCCATGGCCCCCAAGACCGCGCTGGGCATCCGGGCCAACGCGCTGGCGATGCGCGCACTCCAGTCCAAGGCCGCACGCCCGCTCGTCCGGCGTGCCTTCGCCTCCTCCGAACACGGCCGCACCGACACCCCCGCCGAAGCGCCCCTGCCGAGCCCCGGCACCTGA
- a CDS encoding ABC transporter permease — MRDLAAQALLPVDAALAVALLLLLLAAAATAALFRLSPDGSRERAREILVAGVRATAQLAAVSLVIGWVVHHTAALYAFLLLMLAVATRTAGRRVTPNRTWWWAAVPIAGPVVPVVTGLTLAGLLPVRGIAMVPVTGILIGGALTATVLAGRRALDELRTRNGEFEAGLALGLLDRDARLEVVRPAASDALLPGLDQTRTVGLVTLPGAFVGMLLGGASPVLAGAVQLFVLIALMAVQVVSVAVTVELIARGRLHRAEPDRLTA; from the coding sequence GTGCGTGATCTAGCTGCCCAGGCCCTCCTGCCGGTCGACGCGGCACTCGCCGTCGCCCTGCTCCTCCTGCTGCTCGCCGCCGCGGCGACCGCGGCCCTGTTCCGGCTCTCCCCCGACGGCTCGCGCGAACGCGCCAGGGAGATCCTCGTCGCCGGGGTACGGGCGACGGCCCAGCTGGCGGCCGTCTCGCTGGTCATCGGCTGGGTGGTGCACCACACGGCGGCCCTGTACGCCTTCCTCCTGCTCATGCTCGCCGTGGCCACCCGCACCGCGGGCCGCCGCGTCACGCCGAACCGCACCTGGTGGTGGGCGGCCGTGCCGATCGCAGGACCCGTCGTACCGGTGGTGACCGGCCTGACCCTGGCGGGGCTGCTCCCCGTACGGGGCATCGCCATGGTGCCGGTGACCGGCATCCTGATCGGCGGCGCGCTCACCGCGACGGTGCTCGCGGGCCGCCGCGCCCTCGATGAACTGCGCACCCGCAACGGCGAGTTCGAGGCAGGTCTCGCCCTCGGTCTCCTGGACCGCGACGCCCGCCTCGAAGTGGTCCGCCCGGCCGCGTCCGACGCCCTCCTGCCCGGCCTCGACCAGACCCGCACGGTGGGCCTGGTCACCCTCCCCGGCGCGTTCGTCGGCATGCTCCTGGGCGGCGCGTCCCCCGTGCTCGCCGGGGCGGTGCAGCTCTTCGTGCTGATCGCGCTGATGGCGGTCCAGGTGGTGTCGGTGGCAGTGACGGTGGAGCTCATCGCGCGGGGACGGCTGCACCGGGCAGAACCGGACCGTCTGACAGCGTGA
- a CDS encoding DUF1232 domain-containing protein → MSTEMTVLLVIAGVVVVATLAMAVTLLVRLVRTRRLLRDAGIPVERQWVFWGAVAYLVLPADLLPDPVFLDDIGVLLLALRSLRSAADRASAPDG, encoded by the coding sequence ATGAGCACGGAGATGACCGTTCTGCTGGTCATCGCGGGCGTCGTCGTGGTCGCGACGCTCGCGATGGCCGTGACGCTGCTCGTCCGTCTCGTCCGCACCCGTCGCCTCCTGCGCGACGCCGGGATTCCCGTCGAGCGGCAGTGGGTGTTCTGGGGTGCGGTCGCCTATCTCGTACTGCCCGCGGACCTGCTGCCCGATCCCGTCTTCCTCGACGACATCGGGGTGCTCCTGCTGGCGCTGCGGTCCCTGCGGTCAGCCGCCGACAGGGCGTCCGCGCCGGACGGCTGA
- a CDS encoding S-(hydroxymethyl)mycothiol dehydrogenase — protein sequence MAQQVQGVIARAKGEPVRIETITVPDPGPGEAVVKIQACGVCHTDLHYREGGINDEFPFLLGHEAAGVVESVGEGVTEVAPGDYVILNWRAVCGQCRACLRGRPQYCFDTHNAKQKMTLADGTELSPALGIGAFAEKTLVAAGQCTKVDPAASPAAAGLLGCGVMAGIGAAINTGNVGRGDSVAVIGCGGVGNAAVVGARLAGAAKIIAVDIDDKKLRTAKELGATHTVNSRSADPVEAIRELTGGNGADVVIEAVGRPETYEQAFYARDLAGTVVLVGVPTPEMKIELPLLDVFGRGGALKSSWYGDCLPSRDFPMLIDLYQQGRLDLDAFVTETIALEDVEKAFERMHHGDVLRSVVIF from the coding sequence ATGGCGCAGCAGGTGCAGGGCGTGATCGCGCGCGCGAAGGGCGAGCCGGTACGGATCGAGACGATCACGGTGCCGGACCCGGGCCCCGGGGAAGCCGTGGTGAAGATCCAGGCGTGCGGGGTCTGTCACACCGACCTGCACTACCGGGAGGGCGGGATCAACGACGAGTTCCCGTTCCTGCTCGGGCACGAGGCGGCGGGCGTCGTCGAGTCGGTGGGCGAGGGCGTCACCGAGGTCGCCCCCGGTGACTACGTGATCCTCAACTGGCGCGCGGTGTGCGGCCAGTGCCGCGCCTGTCTGCGCGGCCGCCCCCAGTACTGCTTCGACACGCACAACGCGAAGCAGAAGATGACCCTCGCGGACGGCACCGAGCTGTCGCCCGCGCTCGGCATCGGGGCCTTCGCCGAGAAGACCCTGGTCGCCGCGGGACAGTGCACCAAGGTCGACCCGGCCGCCTCGCCTGCCGCCGCCGGCCTCCTCGGCTGCGGCGTGATGGCGGGCATCGGCGCCGCCATCAACACCGGCAACGTAGGTCGGGGCGACTCGGTCGCCGTCATCGGCTGCGGCGGCGTGGGCAACGCCGCGGTGGTGGGCGCGCGCCTGGCCGGTGCCGCGAAGATCATCGCCGTGGACATCGACGACAAGAAGCTCCGGACGGCGAAGGAGCTGGGTGCCACACACACCGTCAACTCCCGCTCCGCCGATCCCGTCGAGGCCATCCGCGAGCTGACCGGTGGCAACGGCGCCGATGTCGTCATCGAGGCGGTCGGCCGTCCGGAGACGTACGAGCAGGCCTTCTACGCCCGGGACCTGGCGGGCACGGTCGTCCTGGTGGGCGTCCCGACCCCGGAGATGAAGATCGAGCTGCCGCTCCTCGACGTCTTCGGGCGCGGCGGTGCGCTGAAGTCGAGCTGGTACGGGGACTGCCTGCCCTCGCGCGACTTCCCGATGCTCATCGACCTCTACCAGCAGGGCCGCCTCGACCTGGACGCGTTCGTCACCGAGACGATCGCCCTGGAGGATGTGGAGAAGGCCTTCGAGCGGATGCACCACGGCGACGTCCTGCGTTCGGTGGTGATCTTCTGA